One window from the genome of Nicotiana sylvestris chromosome 9, ASM39365v2, whole genome shotgun sequence encodes:
- the LOC104220620 gene encoding protein S40-6-like, whose protein sequence is MEDFQEEDIWDINVKERKGFSSSVVKRKLATAPKVIPRTKSTPMHQQSSAPVNIPDWSKIYNKKKSSRFLKNGSWDSDESVENIVAEDEDCDYDFGDGMVPPHEYIARRVARSQIAPFSMCEGVGRTLKGRDLSKLRNAILTKTGFLE, encoded by the coding sequence ATGGAAGATTTTCAAGAAGAAGATATATGGGATATTAATGTGAAGGAAAGAAAAGGTTTCTCAAGTTCAGTAGTGAAGAGGAAATTAGCCACTGCTCCAAAAGTGATTCCAAGAACTAAAAGTACACCAATGCACCAGCAATCATCAGCTCCAGTTAATATTCCTGATTGGTCCAAGATTTATAACAAGAAAAAATCAAGTAGATTCTTGAAAAATGGTTCTTGGGATAGTGATGAAAGTGTTGAAAATATTGTTGCAGAAGATGAAGATTGTGATTATGATTTTGGTGATGGAATGGTACCACCACATGAATATATAGCTAGAAGAGTTGCAAGAAGTCAAATTGCTCCTTTTTCTATGTGTGAAGGTGTTGGGAGGACACTTAAGGGAAGAGATCTTAGCAAATTGAGGAATGCCATCTTAACCAAAACTGGTTTCTTGGAATAA
- the LOC104213064 gene encoding uncharacterized protein, protein MVIIKDGSVSGILPTNKVFVVHYPAYPSSMERAVETLGGIQGIVKARTSQSNKLELHFRPEDPYSHPAFGELKHSNNFLLKISKTKVRDVDSSCGISRQSSISPVHREQENSHSLAAQKVNESRCLSATNLQEHLSANIVSHVAEAYHFNGMVDYQHVLAVHADVARRKKRQWAEVEPKFEKGGLMDVDQEDLMILLPPLFSLKDIPVNIVLKCCASLSSKNKQDELDQQNWEREMEMERSLGIDFNIKEVPKPVDWEKIIIQGSDDWRWQKAVYDLFEERQIWAKESLPERLRDGGLEVGESKLKKLLVRVAYYFLNGPFRRFWIKKGYDPRKDPESRVYQNIDFRVHNPKLRSYCESQLSSGLKHKWDDICAFRVFPYKCQMSLQLCELKDDYIQQEIRKPSNQETCDSTTGWFSSHILDCLRLCIAVRFMSVCPHPDADSLLKSFSARFEKAKRICNYVKVARPEEQEKVNKEAENNEVDEQAENYEIDELDDSEDDEDEFEDDDVEDEMDAYESLDLVGQEGDVSLHDDPQTNHDNVSRDYLQELFGNFPVSTAGVDEVQDDQSLGEYQIYDQYIDGSYSEDDDY, encoded by the coding sequence ATGGTGATTATAAAAGATGGTTCAGTATCAGGAATATTACCCACTAACAAAGTCTTTGTCGTACATTACCCTGCTTACCCTTCTTCAATGGAACGCGCTGTTGAGACTCTTGGTGGCATTCAAGGCATTGTCAAGGCTCGTACTTCACAGTCAAATAAGCTGGAGCTCCATTTTCGTCCAGAAGATCCTTATTCACACCCTGCCTTCGGGGAGCTTAAGCATAGCAATAATTTTTTGCTGAAAATTTCCAAGACTAAAGTAAGGGATGTTGATAGTAGTTGTGGGATATCGAGACAATCTTCAATAAGTCCTGTTCACCGTGAACAAGAAAATTCACATTCATTAGCTGCACAAAAGGTGAATGAGTCTAGATGTTTGTCAGCTACTAATTTGCAGGAGCATCTCTCGGCTAATATTGTTTCTCATGTTGCTGAAGCTTATCATTTTAATGGAATGGTAGACTATCAGCATGTTCTTGCTGTCCATGCTGATGTtgcaagaagaaaaaagagacagTGGGCAGAGGTGGAACCTAAATTTGAGAAGGGAGGACTTATGGATGTCGATCAGGAGGATTTGATGATTTTACTACCTCCTTTGTTCTCCTTAAAAGATATTCCTGTAAATATTGTATTAAAATGTTGTGCAAGTTTGAGCTCGAAAAATAAACAGGACGAACTTGACCAGCAAAATTGGGAGAGGGAGATGGAGATGGAGCGGAGTCTTGGCATTGATTTTAATATCAAAGAGGTTCCTAAACCTGTGGATTGGGAAAAGATCATAATTCAGGGCTCAGATGATTGGAGATGGCAGAAAGCGGTATATGATTTGTTTGAAGAGCGTCAAATATGGGCGAAAGAGTCATTGCCTGAGCGCTTGCGTGATGGGGGTCTGGaggttggagagagcaagctcaAAAAGCTTCTTGTTAGAGTTGCATATTACTTTTTGAATGGGCCTTTCCGTAGATTCTGGATAAAAAAAGGGTATGATCCTCGGAAGGATCCCGAATCTCGTGTATACCAGAATATTGATTTCCGAGTACACAACCCTAAATTACGAAGCTACTGTGAGAGCCAATTATCATCTGGATTGAAACATAAATGGGATGATATATGTGCCTTCCGAGTTTTTCCGTATAAATGTCAGATGTCATTGCAGCTTTGTGAACTCAAGGACGACTACATTCAACAAGAAATCAGGAAACCCTCAAATCAAGAAACTTGCGATAGTACAACCGGATGGTTCTCCTCTCATATACTTGATTGCTTGAGGTTGTGCATTGCTGTGAGATTTATGTCAGTATGCCCTCATCCTGATGCAGACTCTTTACTAAAATCTTTCTCTGCCCGCTTTGAAAAGGCAAAGAGGATTTGCAATTATGTGAAAGTTGCAAGACCTGAAGAGCAAGAGAAAGTCAATAAAGAAGCGGAAAACAATGAAGTCGATGAACAAGCAGAAAATTATGAAATTGATGAACTTGATGATTCAGAAGATGATGAAGATGAGTTTGAGGATGATGATGTTGAAGATGAGATGGATGCATACGAATCTCTTGACCTTGTTGGCCAGGAAGGGGATGTCTCTCTGCATGATGATCCACAAACAAACCATGATAACGTTTCTAGAGATTACTTGCAAGAGCTATTTGGTAATTTTCCAGTCAGTACAGCGGGGGTGGATGAAGTGCAAGATGATCAGAGTCTTGGAGAATATCAGATATATGACCAATACATCGATGGCTCTTATTCCGAAGATGATGACTACTAA